In Gemmatimonas sp., the genomic window CATCAGCTGCACCATCCCTGAGGCGACACCGGCACGCAGGAAGGTGTCATCGGGATCGTACCCTTCAGGACAGGCGAGCCTCAGCGTAAATCCCAGATGCGCCGCCGCCTGGATCCAGGAGTTGGCCATGTTGTTGCCGTCACCGATCCACGCCACCGTTTTGCCGCGCACGTCGCCCAGCTGCTGCTGGACCGTAAGCACATCCGCCAGGATCTGACAGGGATGCGACAGATCGGTGAGGCCGTTGATGATGGGCACCTTGGCGTACTCGGCCAGCGTTTCCACATCGGCATGGGCGAAGGTCCGAATCATGATGCCGTGCACGTAGCGGTCAAGTACCCGCGCGGTGTCGGCGATGGGCTCTCCGCGACCCAACTGGACATCGCGAGGCGACAGGAAGTGCGCGGTGCCGCCCAACTGGGTCACCCCAACTTCGAACGACACGCGCGTGCGCGTGGAGGACTTCATAAAAATCATGGCCAACGCCTTCCCCACCAACGGCTTACGATCGTATGCGCCAGTGCGCATCTGTTCGGCCAGGTGGAGCAAGGCAAACGTCTCCGCGGGGGAGAAGTCGGCGATGTTCAGAAAGTCGCGATGCGGCGGATGATTATGCGGCATCCGTGCAAAGTTATGGAACGGACACGGTGGGACCAAGCCTTCGGTGACTCACAAGAATTTCCTTGACAGGTTGCCCTAATTGCGACATTCTTTGTTCGGTTACTGGACAAACTTTTCGGCGTGCCCTCTCCCTCCCGGGCCGCCTGCCAGCGCCTCCGCTATTTCCTCCCGGAGTGAATCGCCATGCATCTGCCCTCGTCCGCGTCCCGCCTGATTGGCCTTGCCGGTCTGATGTTGACCGCAGCCTGTAGCCGCGACACGAGCATGCTCGAGCCAGCCCCGTTCCCGTCCGGCGGCACCATTTTCGGCGACGCGTTCGGCGCCGGTGTCGACTTTCAGGGATTCAGCGGCTCGAAGACCGACGCCCTGTCGTCGGATGCGACCATGAAGCGCGAGGGAACGGCGTCGCTGAAAGTGATCGTGCCGTCACCGGGCGATCCGACGGGCGGGTACGCCGGCGGCGCGTTCGTGGCGCAGGTGCCGCGCAACTTGAGCAGCTACAACGCCGTCACGTTCTGGGCGAAGGCCAGCATCAACGCCAAGCTCGATGTGGTAGGCCTTGGCAACGACAACACCGGCACGTCGACGCTCACCGCACAGCGGACGGCGATCGATCTGACAACGACCTGGACGAAATACACCCTTCCCATTCCGCTCGCCTCGAAGCTGACGTCGGAGCGCGGCATGTTTTACTTCGCCGAGGGACCGGAGAACGGCGTCGGCTACACGTTGTGGTTCGATGAGATCAAGTTCGAAACGGTCGATCTCGGCACGCCGCGCCCGAGCATCCCGACACAATCGATCACGTCGGAAGTTGGCGCGACGGTGGCCCTGACGGGCACCAAGGTGGCGCACACGATTGGCGGCGCAGAGCAGATCACGGAAGCGTCGGCCGGCTACTTCACCTTCGCCTCGTCGAATGCGGCGGTGGCGACCGTCAGCGCGACGGGCACGATCACCACCGTGGGCGTTGGCACAAGCACGATCACGGCCAAGCTCGGCGAGACGTCGGCGACCGGAGCGATCACGCTGCGCACGCAGACGGCACCGAGTGCCGCTGCCCCAACGCCAACACGTGCAGCCGCCGACGTGATTTCGCTCTTCAGCAATGCGTATACGAACGTGCCGGTGGATACGTGGTCGGCGTCGTTTGACCAGGCCGATGTGGCCGACGTGCAGATCGGCGGTAACGCGACCAAGCGCTACACCAATCTCGTATTCGCGGCGGCCGAGTTCATCGGCACGAAGGTGAATGCCTCGACCATGACGCACCTTCATCTCGACGTCTACGTGTACGACGCCGCGTCGTTCCGCGTCAAGCTGGTGGACTTCGGTCCGAACAATGTGTTCGGTGGCGGTGACGACGCCGAGCACGAAGTAGCCATCACCCCCGGCAGCACGCCGCCGTTGGTGGCGAACGCATGGAACAGCATCGACATCCCCCTGTCGTCGTTCACCGGGCTCACCCGGCGCGCCAACCTCGCGCAGCTGATTTTGCTGGGATCGAGCGCGACCGTGTATCTGGATAACGTGTACTTCTACCGGACGGCGGCCCCGCCGACGCCGAACGCGCCGACGGTGGCTGCACCGACGCCGACGCGCGCCTCGGCGGATGTTGTCTCGCTGTTCAGCAACGCCTACACAAACCGCACGGTGGGCACGTGGTCGGCCGATTGGGACGTAGCCGACGTCGCGGACATCAAGGTCGCCACCGACGACGTGAAGCGATACACGAACCTGTCGTTCGCCGGTATCGAGTTCACGACGCCACAGGTGGATGCGACGGCGATGACAACGATGCACATGGACCTGTGGACGCCGGACGCCACGGCACTGCCCGCACTGCTCAAGATCAAGCTGGTGGACTTCGGAGCCAACGGCGCGTTTGCCGGCGGTGACGACGTGGAGCACGAAATCTCGATCACTCGCACCACTACGCCGAGTTTCACGACGGGCGCGTGGGTGTCGCTCGATATTCCGTTCTCCGCGTTCACGGGGCTCACCACGCGGAAGAATCTCGCGCAGATGATTCTGTCGGGCACGCTGACCACGCTGTACATCGACAACGTGTACTTCTATCGCTCGAGCGGCGCGCCCACGGTGCCGACGACGGCCGCACCGACGCCGACATACACGGCGGCGAACGCCATCGCCCTGTTCTCCAACGCGTACACCAGCAACGGTGCGGATA contains:
- the argF gene encoding ornithine carbamoyltransferase produces the protein MPHNHPPHRDFLNIADFSPAETFALLHLAEQMRTGAYDRKPLVGKALAMIFMKSSTRTRVSFEVGVTQLGGTAHFLSPRDVQLGRGEPIADTARVLDRYVHGIMIRTFAHADVETLAEYAKVPIINGLTDLSHPCQILADVLTVQQQLGDVRGKTVAWIGDGNNMANSWIQAAAHLGFTLRLACPEGYDPDDTFLRAGVASGMVQLMRDPREAVAGADVVTTDVWASMGQEEEQAKRAMAFALYQVDAPLMALAAPHAIFLHCLPAHRGEEVTAEVLDGPQSVVWDEAENRLHIQKAIMAALMGNEAL